In Cystobacter ferrugineus, the following proteins share a genomic window:
- a CDS encoding protoporphyrinogen/coproporphyrinogen oxidase, translating into MQPIVILGAGLAGLSAAHFLQHPWILVEKSERVGGLIKTEVLDGCLFDATGHWLHLRDPEIKELVNTRWMPDQFVSIQRRAAIFSRGVFTRFPYQVNTHGLPPEVVAENLIGYVEAIYGEKGRELREREPRDFAEFILRYMGEGFARNFMFPYNKKLWTVDPSEMSAAWVGRFVPRPTLKEVVDGALGVGSDALGYNASFLYPREGGIESLARAMLSHLRGGELRVGTEPTAIDWKARVVTLSDGRTLGYSQLISSISLPGLVRLLDRGGARVPDEVLAAAGRLRATTVTYVCVAARGKNRQPWHWIYLPEPEFHAYRIGSPSAVYAPLAPADTATFSVEYSHHGELSLERAEALAVEDLVRSRMVHSADDLLFTRAREIPHAYVIYDEAYGPAKAEILRFLEHAGILPAGRYGQWEYSSMEDAILAGRSCARRLNG; encoded by the coding sequence ATGCAACCCATCGTCATCCTGGGCGCGGGCCTCGCGGGGCTCTCGGCCGCGCACTTCCTGCAACATCCCTGGATCCTCGTCGAGAAGTCCGAGCGCGTCGGTGGGCTCATCAAGACCGAGGTGCTCGATGGATGCCTCTTCGATGCCACCGGCCACTGGCTGCACCTGAGGGATCCGGAGATCAAGGAACTGGTGAATACCCGCTGGATGCCGGATCAGTTCGTGTCCATCCAGCGCAGGGCCGCCATCTTCTCGCGCGGCGTGTTCACCCGCTTTCCCTACCAGGTGAACACCCACGGTCTGCCGCCCGAGGTGGTGGCGGAGAACCTCATAGGTTACGTGGAGGCCATCTACGGCGAGAAGGGCCGGGAGCTGCGCGAGCGCGAGCCGCGCGATTTCGCCGAGTTCATCCTGCGCTACATGGGGGAGGGGTTCGCCAGGAACTTCATGTTCCCCTACAACAAGAAGCTGTGGACGGTGGACCCCTCGGAGATGTCCGCCGCCTGGGTGGGGCGCTTCGTGCCCCGGCCCACCCTCAAGGAAGTCGTGGACGGGGCGCTGGGCGTGGGCAGTGACGCGCTCGGCTACAACGCCTCCTTCCTCTACCCGCGCGAGGGCGGCATCGAGAGCCTCGCCCGCGCCATGCTCTCCCACCTGCGCGGCGGCGAGCTGCGCGTGGGCACCGAGCCCACCGCCATCGACTGGAAGGCCCGGGTCGTCACCCTGTCCGACGGGCGCACGCTCGGCTACTCGCAGCTCATCTCCTCCATCTCCCTGCCCGGGCTGGTGCGGTTGCTCGACAGGGGTGGGGCGCGCGTGCCCGACGAGGTGCTCGCCGCCGCCGGCCGGCTGCGGGCCACCACGGTCACCTACGTGTGCGTGGCGGCTCGGGGCAAGAACCGCCAGCCCTGGCATTGGATCTACCTGCCCGAGCCCGAGTTCCACGCGTACCGCATCGGCTCGCCCTCGGCGGTGTACGCGCCCCTGGCCCCCGCGGACACCGCCACCTTCTCCGTGGAGTACAGCCACCACGGCGAGCTCTCCCTGGAGCGCGCCGAGGCGCTCGCGGTGGAGGACCTGGTGCGCTCGCGGATGGTCCACTCGGCGGACGACCTGCTCTTCACTCGCGCCCGGGAAATCCCCCATGCCTACGTCATCTATGACGAGGCCTATGGGCCGGCCAAGGCGGAGATCCTCCGCTTCCTGGAGCACGCGGGCATCCTCCCCGCCGGGCGCTACGGCCAGTGGGAGTACTCCTCCATGGAGGACGCCATCCTCGCCGGACGCTCCTGCGCGCGACGGCTCAACGGTTGA
- a CDS encoding glycosyltransferase family 2 protein yields MAPYLSIVIPVYNEASIVASAAAELTQGLDARGWDYEIIFAENGSRDATPRILQEMCEQNPRLRWFHSERPNYGVALKAGIQQARGTYVFCDEIDLCDLSFYDAALPLLEKGGVDMVVGSKAAKGASDERPLVRRLATRVHNGLLRVVLDFQGTDTHGLKAFRREALLPVVAQCVVDMDVFASEFVIRAWRQGLRVVEIPIKLHEKRQPSIHLFKRVPNVLKNVGKLVYVIRIRGT; encoded by the coding sequence ATGGCCCCGTACCTCTCCATCGTCATTCCCGTCTACAACGAGGCATCCATCGTCGCCTCCGCCGCGGCGGAGCTCACCCAGGGCCTGGATGCGCGCGGTTGGGACTACGAAATCATCTTCGCGGAGAATGGCTCGCGCGACGCCACGCCGCGCATCCTCCAGGAGATGTGCGAGCAGAACCCGCGGCTGCGCTGGTTCCACTCGGAGCGTCCCAACTACGGCGTGGCGCTCAAGGCGGGCATCCAGCAGGCGCGCGGCACCTACGTCTTCTGTGACGAGATCGATCTGTGCGACCTGAGCTTCTATGACGCCGCGCTGCCCCTGCTGGAGAAGGGGGGCGTGGACATGGTGGTGGGCTCCAAGGCCGCCAAGGGCGCGAGCGATGAGCGGCCCCTGGTGCGGCGGCTCGCCACGCGGGTGCACAACGGACTGTTGCGCGTGGTGCTGGACTTCCAGGGCACGGACACGCACGGCCTGAAGGCCTTCCGGCGCGAGGCGCTGCTGCCCGTGGTGGCGCAGTGCGTGGTGGACATGGACGTGTTCGCCAGCGAGTTCGTCATCCGCGCCTGGCGCCAGGGGCTGCGCGTGGTGGAGATCCCCATCAAGCTCCACGAGAAGCGCCAGCCCTCCATCCACCTCTTCAAGCGAGTGCCCAACGTGCTCAAGAACGTGGGCAAGCTCGTCTACGTCATCCGCATCCGCGGCACCTGA